The genomic segment TCGTTCCACGGCAAGGAACCAGGGATTGTCTTCGTTGTACGCGTGAGCATAGTTGAGGATGGCCTCGGCAGTCACGCCGTAGTCTTGCGGTGCATAGCTTTTGCCGACAAGCGCTCGGTTTAAGGGCATACTTTCCTCTTCTACTTCTCCCAATACCCATCATCAACGAAACTGACGTATCGGCCTCTCCCAATGATGAGATGGTCAAGCACGCGAACTCCCATGATGTCCCCCACGTCACGAAGCCGACGCGTGATATGCAAATCCTCCTGACTCGGGGTCGGATCACCACTGGGATGGTTATGTATCAAGACCACTGCTGCAGCCGATTCACGGATCACTGGGTTAAAGACCTCGCGAGGATGAACAAGCGATGAGGTAAGAGATCCTTCAGAGACACGTACGTCTTTGATCTTCCTATTTTTGGCATCAAGCAGAAGAACGTGGAACTCTTCTTTTTTCAAACTGCCAAGTTGTTCATGATAGTGGTTAAAAATATCGGTGCTGGAACGAAACTGATCACCACGTTTAACCTCTTCCTGCGCAAACCGTCTGGCAATTTCTAGTGCGGCTTTGACTTGTGCCGCCTTTGCTGGACCAATTCCTTTGATCGTACAGAGTTCCTGGGTGCTGGCATCGGCCAACGTACGGAAGGAATTTTCGCAGAGCGTCATGAGCGCGCGGCCATGATCAAGGGCACTTTGGCCAGTGCTGGCTTCACCGGTGCGCAAAATAATTGCCAGCAACTCAGCAGGAGATAACGATTCAGGTCCGTGTTCAAGAAGTTTTTCACGCGGGCGGTCTGATTCAGGCCATTCTTTGATCGGTTGCATAGGAGGAGGTTTCCAGAGGTAGAGGGTGAGGAAGAGGCAACCTCATAAACGAGGTACATGCAGTTGGCCACGGAGCTGTCACCCTGAACGAAGTGACGGTCCCACTGTTGCTGACTAACGTGCATGAGGCACGCTCTTTCGTTAAAAGAAACCGCTCTCGGATCTTTTCAAGTCACTTGACCGTTACAATTACCTTGCGCTCTCGTGGTCCGTCAAGCTCAACAAACAACACTGCCTGCCAGGTTCCAAGCGTCAATCTGCCCTTTTGGACAGGGATCATTTCACTCGGGCCAAGAATAGAGGCTTTAAGGTGTGCAGCACCGTTACTGTCGACCTGGTCGTGACGCCAGCCGCCTTCTGGAACAAGTTTATCTAAGGCATCAAGCAGATCGAGCCCAATCTGCATGTCGTCATTTTCGTTAATCACAACTGCCGCTGTGACATGTGGCACGAATACGCAACAGAGTCCTTCTTCGACATTGGCAGCTTTCACGGCCTCGACAACTTTTTGCGTAATGTCGAGAACTTCATATTTTTTTGTCGTTTCGACTTTTAGCTCCATGGCTTACTCAGATGCTGTCATTACACCAATGGTATTTCTGGCTTCAGTGTTGTCAAAATCTTGTGGAGGAGTTTCTTGCTCATAGCCTCCTTCAGGCTCGTTTTGTTTCTTTGGCTGTTGCTGCTCATACACTTCTTGGGGTTGTTCGTACTGCTGTTCTGGCTCCTCCAAACGGGAACCTACGGTAACATCAGTTGGCACGCCGTTTTTCTTGAGCAAGACTTTAAGCAAAAGATTCTTGTCGATCATATCGTCCCAACCGCTTTCGCGGGCAACTTTTTGTGCCTCTTGCCAGAGGTCGGGAATGAGACCGTAAATATCTTCGTGTACTTCAGCGTAGACTTTGCCATTGAGAAAACCGATTTTCACCGGTTGATAGACAAACTCCCCTGGCACACCGATACGGATGACATTGAAGAACTGCTGAATGTCTTCTGGGTACAAACGGATGCAGCCGTGCGTTACGAGGCGACCAACCGCCCACGGATTATTGGTATCGTGAATCGCATACATGGGCAGGGTCAATTGGATTTTATATTTCCCCATCGGGTTATCAGGCGAGCCACCCGGAATGAAATCCTCGCTCCAGCCTTTCTCAGCGATACGCTCTTTTTTGATTGATTCTGGGATCACCCAAGTTGGGTTTGGTGTTTTGCCGCTGATCTTGAACTTTGCAATTGGCGTAGGCCAGTCTTCGCGTCCCAACCCTACCGGCAACGTTACAACTGTTCGTTGCGTTTCTCCTTTTTCTCGTGGAGGAAAGTAGTAGAGCCGCATCTCGGGAATATTGACCACGACCCCTTCATTGCTGCTCTTCGGAAGAGTCCAGAAGGTTGGTAACGCCAACGTTTCTCCCATTGGGGGAAGCCAGGGGTCCATGTCGGGATACACCTGTACTAATTCGTTGTATCCAAGGTCAAAATAGCGAGCGATATCAAGCAACGTATCTTTTTTCTGCACGGTGTACTCACGAGGAGAACCAACAATAGTTTGTGCTTGCATATCGCTTTGCCCTCGCGGGAGAGAAAACGGGCGAGCGACGATAATCGTCTTGCGATAGAATTGCTCTTCGGTCCAGGTGTCAGCGGAACTGGTACCTACGAGAAGAAGGCTACATCCAAAAACACACAACCACACACGAGATGAGAAGTTTCTTTTCATAATTGAATATTCCCCAGACACCAATCCACCGCCCAACAGCCGCCAATTACTATATCATGTGATGTAGATCCCCACCAATGGTCAATCCTTAAGATGAATCGGAAGGAAAACGGAATAATTTACCACACCCGGAGAGTTTAGGGTTTTGGCGGGGAAGCGACTTTCTTTCGCGGCGCGCTTTTCTTGCTTTTTGCTTGCTCGGCGAGAAGACGGTCGACCTTGATGTTTAGGTTCACCAGGATACCTTGTAAAGTCTCGACTTTCGTGAGCAAACGATTGTAATCCTCTTTTGAGGGAAGATTCAGCAGTGCAAGCAACGTATCCATGCTCTTATCGATCTTACCTTTTGTTGATGAGGCATTACGAAGAGCCTGTTTCATAAAGCCAGAAACGGCTGGATGAGAAAGTGCCTCTTTGGCAAAACGCGCGACACCTTCTTCACCAGCTTCGTAGAGCTTGTCGAAAATGGTCTGTTCTTCTTTCATTGTTCCTGTATAAAACGAACGAAAGACTTTTTCGTTAGTATAACAGACAATTCTCGGAGAGGAAGAGAAAACGTGAGTTGGGAGATTTTTCTCGGATACTTTACTGGGTTACGTTTTATCGCCTGTGATCTCCCATTTTCTGTGTTACTCGGCACAGCCATTGTCGTTCACCTGCTCGACGGTATCATGTGCCGTCTCTTTGCGTACAACAATGGATACCCGAGAGGATTGTGGACTCTTCTTGGATGTGTGTTCGGGGTATGGGCAGTTCTGACCTTGATTGCCTTACCAAAGAAAGAGAGAAAAACAGGGAGGCTTTCTCAATAACGAGGAAAGATGGCGGATTTTTCGGAGCGACGCTCCGACATGACGTCTCTCCATTGAGGGCTATTCCGATTAGCTGAGCTGTTGTAAGCAAGAACGAATCTGGTCTAGGTCAGGCATATTTCTCGCGTCTTCGCTAACCCAGGCGTATCTGACGGTTCCTGTCTTATCGATGACGAAAGCAGATCTTTTAGAGACACCATTGAAGCCGAGCAGATTGTCGTACAGGGATCCATACGCTGCCGAGACCGTTTTATTGAAATCGCTCAACAAGGGAAAGTTGTATCCTTCTTTGGCTGCCCATGCATCAAGTGAAAAAGGACTATCAACACTGATCCCAACAACCTGTGTTGCATCATTCTGTAAGGAATTCACACTGTCACGTACTGAACAAAATTCCTTGGTGCACACCTGGGTGAACGCAAGCGGCACGAATAGTAGGACCGCGTTCTTTTTCCCTTGCAGATCACTGAGCTTGAGATCGGCCATTTTATTGGTCTTTAACGTGAAATCTGGGGCCTTTTGCCCAATTTGGACACTCATACGTCCTCCTCTGATGTAGATGTAATTTCGTCGTCCACCGAGACGACAACTTCTTCTGCTGCTACTTCATCCTCTTTTTCTGCAAGAAGCGCAAGGCTCACGACTCTCTCATCTGGGCTAGTGTTGAGGAGCCTTACCCCTTGGGTGTTCCTTCCTATGATACGGAGTTCTGCCATACGCAGGCGGATGATTCTTCCAGTGTCGGTCACAAGCATAAGGTGGTCATCATCTTTTACTTGTCGAACACTGACAACCTCTCCGGTCTTGTCAGTGGTACGCATGGTAATGACACCTTTACCACCTCGCGACTGTACCCGGTATCCGTCAACGTCACTGCGTTTTCCATAACCGCGAGCAGACACTGTCAAGAGTGTGGCTTCTTTGTTAATCGTTTCTAAAGAGACGACGGCATCACTGTCGTCAATCGTAATGCCTTTCACACCATACGTACCACGCCCAGTTGGTCGGACTTCTTCTTCAGAAAAACGAATCGCTTGACCACTCTTTGTCGATAGCAGCACCTCTTGCTGCCCGTCGGTGAGTCGCACGCCGATGACTTCGTCATCGTCTTCTAAGGCCAGTGCAATAATTCCGTCGCGA from the Deltaproteobacteria bacterium genome contains:
- a CDS encoding JAB domain-containing protein; protein product: MQPIKEWPESDRPREKLLEHGPESLSPAELLAIILRTGEASTGQSALDHGRALMTLCENSFRTLADASTQELCTIKGIGPAKAAQVKAALEIARRFAQEEVKRGDQFRSSTDIFNHYHEQLGSLKKEEFHVLLLDAKNRKIKDVRVSEGSLTSSLVHPREVFNPVIRESAAAVVLIHNHPSGDPTPSQEDLHITRRLRDVGDIMGVRVLDHLIIGRGRYVSFVDDGYWEK
- a CDS encoding YjbQ family protein, whose translation is MELKVETTKKYEVLDITQKVVEAVKAANVEEGLCCVFVPHVTAAVVINENDDMQIGLDLLDALDKLVPEGGWRHDQVDSNGAAHLKASILGPSEMIPVQKGRLTLGTWQAVLFVELDGPRERKVIVTVK
- a CDS encoding L,D-transpeptidase, which produces MKRNFSSRVWLCVFGCSLLLVGTSSADTWTEEQFYRKTIIVARPFSLPRGQSDMQAQTIVGSPREYTVQKKDTLLDIARYFDLGYNELVQVYPDMDPWLPPMGETLALPTFWTLPKSSNEGVVVNIPEMRLYYFPPREKGETQRTVVTLPVGLGREDWPTPIAKFKISGKTPNPTWVIPESIKKERIAEKGWSEDFIPGGSPDNPMGKYKIQLTLPMYAIHDTNNPWAVGRLVTHGCIRLYPEDIQQFFNVIRIGVPGEFVYQPVKIGFLNGKVYAEVHEDIYGLIPDLWQEAQKVARESGWDDMIDKNLLLKVLLKKNGVPTDVTVGSRLEEPEQQYEQPQEVYEQQQPKKQNEPEGGYEQETPPQDFDNTEARNTIGVMTASE
- a CDS encoding peroxiredoxin, with the translated sequence MSVQIGQKAPDFTLKTNKMADLKLSDLQGKKNAVLLFVPLAFTQVCTKEFCSVRDSVNSLQNDATQVVGISVDSPFSLDAWAAKEGYNFPLLSDFNKTVSAAYGSLYDNLLGFNGVSKRSAFVIDKTGTVRYAWVSEDARNMPDLDQIRSCLQQLS